A section of the Mesorhizobium loti genome encodes:
- a CDS encoding glutamate-5-semialdehyde dehydrogenase, with product MLKLHEKSGDDTVALMADIGRRARAAARPLAIATTAAKNAALLAMADALLAREQDILDANAIDVSNGEESGLSASFMDRLKLNPARIRAMADGIREIAALRDPVGDVIAEWDRPNGLHIERVRTPLGVVGVIYESRPNVTADAGALCLKAGNPVILRGGSDSLNSSAAIHARLVDGLKAAGLPEDAIQLVPTTDRAAVGEMLKGLGGTLDVIIPRGGKSLVGRVQNEARVPVFAHLEGICHLYIDRSADLDMALKIAVNAKMRRTGVCGAAETLLVDRAVVSTHLVPILDALRAAGCEIHADAEVLKVFFDAKPATDADWVTEYLDAIIAVKLVDGIGGAIEHIETFSSHHTEAIIAEDAKAVERFFKEIDSAILLHNASTQFADGGEFGMGAEIGIATGKMHARGPVGVEQLTSFKYRVRGSGQVRP from the coding sequence ATGCTGAAGCTGCATGAAAAATCCGGGGACGATACCGTGGCGCTGATGGCCGATATCGGCCGCCGCGCCCGCGCCGCCGCCCGACCGCTGGCCATAGCGACCACCGCCGCCAAGAATGCCGCGCTCCTTGCCATGGCGGACGCGCTCCTTGCCCGGGAACAGGACATTCTCGACGCCAACGCCATCGATGTGTCGAATGGCGAGGAATCGGGGCTGTCGGCATCCTTCATGGATCGGCTGAAGCTCAATCCGGCGCGCATCCGCGCCATGGCGGATGGCATCCGCGAGATCGCCGCGCTGCGCGATCCCGTCGGAGACGTCATCGCCGAGTGGGACCGACCGAACGGCCTTCATATCGAGCGCGTGCGCACGCCGCTGGGTGTCGTCGGCGTCATCTATGAGAGTCGGCCCAACGTCACGGCCGATGCCGGTGCGCTCTGTCTCAAGGCCGGCAATCCGGTAATCCTGCGCGGCGGCTCGGATTCGCTCAATTCGTCCGCCGCCATCCATGCCCGCCTGGTCGACGGCCTGAAGGCCGCCGGCCTGCCTGAAGATGCCATCCAGCTGGTGCCGACTACCGATCGCGCCGCTGTCGGGGAGATGCTCAAGGGGCTTGGCGGTACGCTCGACGTCATCATCCCGCGCGGCGGCAAAAGCCTTGTCGGGCGGGTGCAGAACGAGGCGCGCGTGCCGGTCTTTGCCCATCTCGAAGGCATCTGCCACCTCTACATCGACCGCTCGGCCGATCTCGACATGGCGCTGAAGATCGCCGTCAACGCCAAGATGCGGCGCACCGGAGTCTGTGGCGCGGCCGAGACGCTGCTGGTCGACCGCGCGGTGGTATCAACCCATCTGGTGCCGATCCTCGACGCGCTCCGCGCCGCCGGCTGCGAGATCCACGCCGATGCGGAGGTGCTGAAAGTGTTTTTCGACGCCAAGCCGGCGACCGATGCCGATTGGGTGACGGAATATCTCGACGCCATCATCGCGGTGAAGCTGGTCGATGGTATCGGTGGTGCCATCGAGCACATCGAGACCTTCTCCTCGCATCACACCGAGGCGATCATCGCCGAGGATGCGAAGGCGGTGGAGCGGTTCTTCAAAGAGATCGATTCGGCCATCCTGCTGCACAATGCCTCGACGCAATTCGCCGATGGCGGCGAGTTCGGCATGGGCGCCGAGATCGGCATCGCCACCGGAAAGATGCATGCGCGCGGGCCGGTCGGCGTCGAGCAGCTGACCTCGTTCAAATACCGCGTGCGCGGGTCGGGACAGGTGAGGCCTTGA
- a CDS encoding nicotinate-nucleotide adenylyltransferase, with amino-acid sequence MPHAEKGLAVGLFGGSFNPPHAGHALVAEIALRRLALDQLWWMVTPGNPLKSTRELAPLTERLHLSERIAKNPKIKVTAFEAAHHVRYTADTLALVKARNPGVDFVWIMGADSLRDFHRWQRWREIVLTFPIAVIDRPGATLSFLSSVVAKTFDYARIDEGDAPRLARMKAPAWTFIHGPRSSLSSSAIRKMAKG; translated from the coding sequence ATGCCGCACGCCGAAAAAGGGCTGGCCGTCGGCCTGTTCGGCGGCTCGTTCAACCCGCCGCATGCGGGCCATGCACTGGTCGCCGAAATTGCGCTCAGGCGCCTGGCGCTCGACCAGTTATGGTGGATGGTCACGCCAGGCAATCCGTTGAAGAGCACGCGCGAGCTGGCGCCGCTGACCGAACGGCTACACCTGTCGGAGCGGATCGCCAAGAACCCGAAAATCAAGGTCACCGCCTTCGAGGCGGCGCATCATGTGCGCTATACCGCCGACACGCTGGCCCTGGTCAAGGCGCGCAATCCCGGCGTCGATTTCGTCTGGATCATGGGCGCGGACAGTTTGCGCGACTTCCACCGCTGGCAGCGCTGGCGCGAAATCGTGCTCACCTTCCCGATCGCGGTCATCGACCGCCCGGGCGCGACGCTGTCGTTCCTGTCGTCGGTCGTCGCCAAGACCTTCGACTATGCCCGCATCGATGAAGGCGACGCGCCGCGGCTCGCCCGCATGAAGGCGCCGGCCTGGACCTTCATCCACGGCCCGCGCTCGTCGCTGTCGTCGAGCGCGATCCGGAAGATGGCAAAGGGGTGA
- a CDS encoding metal-dependent hydrolase family protein, with amino-acid sequence MTGNGASVIKDEFFGDTVDCVRALPTSIFTSFRRGVVVRISFGNRYGGLAHGLDCPCHSPLALNLFDRLNRDISRRSVLAGIAGMFGVSALGLASPSFAQAAGKPILLSNARIFDGQASKLIEGKSVLIDGKTIKALPGASETVAHAEVIDCAGGTLMPGMIDAHWHALLAGISQVAAMTADVPYVHLVAAQEAERTVLRGFTTVRDVGGPSFALKRAIDEGRLVGPRIYPSGAMISQTSGHGDFRMRTDLPRTPQSNASLAEQAGIAEIADGEAEVLRRVREQLMLGASQIKIMGGGGVASPYDPIDAVQYTEAEMKAAVSAAADWGTYVCIHAYTPAAVQRAVASGVKSIEHGQLADEETAKRIADADAWWSIQPFLADEDANTYALPEQRAQQQTIAEGTARAVELGRKYKINMALGTDILFNPKGTSTQGKQLAKFSRWYENVDVLRLLTSGNAELAGLSGPRNPYPGKLGRIEPGAYADMLIVDGNPLEDISLIANPERTLKLIMKDGRIHKNTLGG; translated from the coding sequence TTGACGGGCAACGGTGCCTCTGTCATCAAAGACGAGTTCTTCGGCGATACAGTTGATTGCGTGCGAGCGCTGCCTACATCAATTTTTACCTCTTTTCGGCGGGGGGTTGTTGTGAGAATTAGTTTCGGCAACAGGTATGGGGGCTTGGCGCACGGGTTGGACTGCCCTTGTCATAGTCCGCTTGCACTCAACCTCTTCGATCGATTGAACAGAGACATTTCACGCCGCTCTGTTCTTGCCGGTATCGCCGGGATGTTCGGTGTTTCGGCGCTTGGCCTTGCATCCCCATCCTTCGCGCAGGCAGCGGGTAAGCCGATCCTGCTCAGCAATGCCAGGATCTTCGACGGCCAGGCAAGCAAGCTCATCGAAGGCAAGTCTGTCCTTATCGACGGGAAAACGATCAAGGCTCTGCCTGGCGCCAGCGAAACGGTTGCCCATGCCGAGGTTATCGACTGCGCAGGCGGCACGCTGATGCCGGGCATGATAGATGCCCACTGGCATGCCTTGCTTGCCGGTATCTCGCAGGTCGCGGCCATGACGGCCGACGTCCCTTATGTTCATCTCGTCGCCGCACAGGAGGCCGAGCGGACAGTGTTGCGCGGGTTCACGACGGTTCGTGATGTCGGTGGCCCGTCATTCGCTTTGAAGCGCGCCATCGATGAAGGGCGATTGGTGGGTCCCCGCATCTATCCTTCCGGCGCCATGATCTCGCAAACTTCGGGGCATGGCGACTTCCGCATGCGCACGGATTTGCCGCGCACTCCGCAAAGCAACGCAAGCCTGGCGGAACAGGCTGGCATCGCCGAGATCGCTGATGGCGAGGCGGAAGTCCTGCGCCGTGTACGCGAGCAGCTCATGCTGGGGGCGAGCCAGATCAAGATCATGGGCGGGGGAGGCGTCGCCTCGCCCTACGACCCGATCGATGCTGTGCAATACACTGAGGCCGAGATGAAGGCTGCGGTATCCGCTGCGGCTGACTGGGGCACCTATGTGTGCATCCATGCCTATACGCCCGCCGCCGTGCAGCGTGCGGTCGCCAGCGGTGTGAAGTCGATCGAGCATGGCCAACTCGCCGACGAGGAGACCGCCAAACGCATAGCCGATGCAGATGCATGGTGGAGCATCCAGCCCTTCCTTGCCGACGAGGATGCCAACACCTACGCCTTGCCGGAACAGCGCGCGCAGCAGCAGACAATCGCCGAAGGTACGGCGCGGGCCGTCGAGCTTGGACGTAAATACAAAATCAACATGGCCCTGGGCACTGATATCCTGTTCAACCCGAAAGGCACCTCGACACAGGGAAAGCAACTCGCCAAGTTCAGCCGGTGGTATGAAAATGTGGATGTGTTGCGGTTGCTGACCAGCGGCAATGCCGAGCTTGCCGGCCTTTCCGGCCCGCGCAATCCTTACCCGGGAAAACTCGGACGCATCGAACCCGGCGCCTATGCCGACATGCTCATCGTCGATGGCAATCCGCTCGAGGACATTTCCCTCATCGCAAATCCGGAACGAACGTTGAAGCTCATCATGAAGGATGGGCGCATCCACAAGAACACGCTGGGGGGATGA
- a CDS encoding MFS transporter, which yields MAVQTKTQPAVDPEHGSAPTPLIAIASVIVSMALIAIGNGLMFAYIPVRLGVEGFDPTWAGLIITGLSAGGLAGCILTGPLVRRVGHARAFMVLSALIALANAAVGAGPYPVLWIAARALYGFAICGLFIVAQSWLNDAVANAIRGRVMAFFYVAYVAGLGVGYATLALVDIKTADAPLIGIAFTALSILPVGMTRLAQPPAPQAASVALRRAWRISPVGVAGMLAVGGLSMSIAGFAPIHATAKGYSQADVALLLSVMPLGTLILQLPFGWISDRTDRRYVLIGASALAAAAGMFALGFDGGALPALLVIYVLWDGASESIYSLSSAHAADRAGKDDMVALSSSLLFAWSLAGFVVPGIVTALSAVFGTQAFIYVAIVTACAFCLFVLLRVFTTQAVPATETGSFAPMTAQAPLPVELAYAPDEPAGRAKD from the coding sequence ATGGCAGTTCAAACCAAGACCCAACCCGCAGTCGATCCGGAGCATGGCAGCGCGCCCACGCCGCTGATCGCGATTGCCAGCGTCATCGTGTCGATGGCGCTGATCGCCATCGGCAACGGGCTGATGTTCGCCTACATCCCGGTCCGGCTCGGCGTCGAGGGTTTCGATCCGACCTGGGCCGGGCTGATCATAACCGGCCTGTCGGCCGGCGGCCTCGCCGGCTGCATCCTCACCGGACCACTGGTGCGCAGGGTAGGCCATGCCCGGGCCTTCATGGTGTTGTCGGCGCTGATCGCGCTCGCCAATGCCGCCGTCGGCGCAGGGCCGTATCCGGTTTTGTGGATCGCCGCCCGTGCGCTTTACGGCTTTGCCATATGCGGCCTGTTCATCGTCGCGCAGAGCTGGCTGAACGATGCGGTCGCCAATGCCATACGCGGCAGGGTGATGGCTTTTTTCTACGTCGCCTACGTCGCCGGGCTGGGTGTCGGCTATGCGACGCTGGCGCTGGTCGATATCAAAACGGCGGACGCGCCGCTGATCGGCATCGCCTTTACCGCTCTGTCGATCCTGCCCGTCGGCATGACGCGGCTGGCGCAGCCACCCGCTCCTCAGGCGGCCTCGGTGGCGCTGCGCCGCGCCTGGCGGATTTCGCCGGTCGGTGTTGCCGGCATGCTGGCGGTCGGCGGGCTGTCCATGTCGATCGCGGGTTTCGCGCCGATCCATGCGACGGCCAAGGGTTACAGCCAGGCCGATGTGGCGCTGCTGCTTTCGGTGATGCCGCTCGGCACGCTGATCCTGCAGCTTCCCTTCGGCTGGATTTCCGACCGCACCGACCGCCGTTACGTGCTGATCGGAGCGTCCGCGCTAGCTGCGGCGGCGGGTATGTTCGCGCTCGGTTTCGACGGCGGCGCGCTGCCGGCGCTGCTGGTGATCTACGTCTTGTGGGACGGCGCCTCGGAATCGATCTATTCGCTGTCCAGCGCGCATGCCGCCGACCGTGCCGGCAAGGACGACATGGTGGCGCTGTCCAGCTCGCTCTTGTTCGCCTGGTCGCTGGCCGGTTTTGTGGTTCCGGGCATCGTGACGGCGCTGTCGGCGGTCTTCGGCACGCAAGCCTTCATCTATGTGGCAATCGTCACTGCCTGTGCTTTCTGCCTTTTCGTGCTGTTGCGTGTGTTCACCACACAGGCCGTGCCTGCCACTGAGACCGGCAGCTTCGCACCGATGACGGCGCAGGCCCCGCTTCCGGTCGAACTCGCCTATGCGCCGGACGAGCCCGCAGGCCGGGCCAAGGACTGA
- a CDS encoding mechanosensitive ion channel family protein, which produces MPIDPQDTILTVQAGLAQLSTLIVSYSFSAIGAVILLVVGYIVAGLAERSIFAGLGHIHGFDATLRHFFSKIVRYAILILVVIMVLGQFGVQTASIIAAIGAIGLAIGLALQGTLQNIAAGIMLLALRPFRIGESVEVGSIAGSVEEIGLFATRLRTADGLYILAPNSTLWNQPVRNFSRNGVRRADISLSIGSWNDIDGAQKTLLALAGAEKRIRREPAPIAFVAGLGDTTVSLTLRYWTSAVDYFSTNIDMTKRAKQAFDSEGISIPLPPPEAPAPEARKQ; this is translated from the coding sequence ATGCCGATCGACCCGCAAGACACCATCCTCACCGTTCAGGCCGGCCTCGCACAGCTCAGCACGCTGATCGTCTCCTATTCCTTCTCCGCCATCGGCGCCGTCATCCTGCTGGTGGTCGGCTACATCGTCGCCGGCCTCGCCGAGCGTTCGATCTTTGCCGGCCTGGGTCACATCCACGGTTTCGATGCGACGTTGCGGCATTTCTTTTCCAAGATCGTCCGCTACGCCATCCTGATCCTCGTCGTCATCATGGTGCTCGGCCAGTTCGGCGTGCAGACCGCCTCGATCATCGCCGCCATCGGCGCCATCGGCCTCGCCATCGGGCTGGCGCTGCAAGGTACGCTGCAGAACATCGCCGCCGGCATCATGCTCCTGGCGCTGCGGCCGTTCCGCATCGGCGAATCCGTCGAGGTCGGTTCCATCGCCGGTTCGGTCGAGGAAATCGGCCTGTTCGCCACCAGGCTCAGGACCGCCGACGGCCTCTACATCCTGGCGCCCAATTCGACGCTGTGGAATCAGCCGGTGCGCAATTTCTCGCGCAATGGCGTGCGCCGCGCCGACATCAGCCTGAGCATCGGCTCGTGGAACGATATCGACGGCGCCCAGAAGACATTGCTCGCCCTTGCCGGCGCCGAGAAGCGCATCCGTCGCGAACCGGCGCCGATCGCCTTCGTGGCCGGCCTTGGCGATACGACCGTTTCGCTTACCTTGCGCTACTGGACCTCGGCGGTCGACTATTTCTCCACGAACATCGACATGACGAAACGCGCCAAACAGGCTTTCGACAGCGAGGGCATCTCCATTCCGCTGCCGCCACCGGAAGCGCCGGCGCCCGAAGCTCGCAAGCAGTAA
- the rsfS gene encoding ribosome silencing factor: MPSPAGISVDDAVSRAIKTVLASLEDSKAENIVSIDIQGKSSLGDYMVVASGRSHRHVSAVADHLLKALKDAGLGTARVEGLSGADWVLIDSGDIIVHVFRPEVREFYNLEKMWQAPDLEEETLH; this comes from the coding sequence ATGCCTTCGCCGGCCGGGATCAGCGTAGACGACGCCGTGTCCCGTGCCATCAAGACAGTCCTTGCCAGTCTGGAAGACTCCAAGGCCGAAAATATTGTCTCAATCGACATTCAGGGGAAATCGAGCCTCGGCGACTATATGGTTGTCGCGTCGGGCCGATCGCACCGTCATGTCTCGGCTGTCGCCGACCATCTCCTCAAGGCGCTCAAGGATGCCGGCCTCGGCACGGCGCGCGTCGAGGGGCTCTCCGGCGCCGACTGGGTCCTGATCGATTCGGGCGATATCATCGTCCACGTCTTCCGCCCCGAAGTCCGCGAATTCTACAATCTCGAAAAGATGTGGCAGGCGCCGGATCTCGAGGAAGAGACCCTTCACTAG
- the rlmH gene encoding 23S rRNA (pseudouridine(1915)-N(3))-methyltransferase RlmH has translation MKISVHAVGRMKAGPERELADRYFERFAKSGPAVGLEFSGVTEIAEGRAQSASERQRDESSRLQAQLQQGTALILLDERGKSLSSQDFADRIGQLRDGGRKALVLAIGGADGHDPSLRGQADLVLSFGALTWPHQLVRVMVGEQLYRVATILSGHPYHRS, from the coding sequence ATGAAGATTTCAGTTCATGCCGTGGGCCGAATGAAAGCCGGCCCCGAGAGGGAATTGGCCGACCGCTATTTCGAGCGCTTCGCCAAGAGCGGGCCGGCGGTCGGGCTCGAATTCTCCGGGGTCACCGAGATTGCCGAGGGCCGCGCGCAAAGCGCCAGCGAACGCCAGCGTGACGAGAGCTCGAGGCTGCAGGCGCAGTTGCAGCAGGGCACGGCCCTTATCCTGCTCGATGAGCGCGGCAAGAGCCTTTCCTCGCAGGATTTCGCCGATCGTATCGGACAGTTGCGCGATGGCGGGCGCAAGGCGCTGGTGCTCGCCATAGGCGGCGCCGATGGTCACGACCCATCGCTGCGCGGCCAAGCCGATCTGGTGCTGTCGTTCGGTGCGCTGACCTGGCCGCATCAGCTGGTGCGCGTGATGGTGGGGGAGCAGCTCTACAGGGTGGCGACGATCCTGTCAGGCCACCCCTATCACAGATCCTGA
- a CDS encoding murein hydrolase activator EnvC family protein — MSEGWKSTPGSTRGSSTGRFWRARCGVAAAAILLSFHAARAENTLDMAPDPDQSRAEYEQVSKEITLSSERLAKLAADIAAVKKDHASITAALIQSAMTEQKLGQDIEDIGAKLEGLKGQQQKIRASLVARRDVLAEVLGALQRMGLNPPPAILVKPEDALSSVRSAILLGAVVPELRQQTDSLLADLKEQTRVTASIEAERARLTEAVGEQVAEKKRLGMLLEAKQKLEADTQAQMAAERQRSEQLAAKASSLKDLIASLEAQADKTRKAADAAKAAAAGQAGDDQTGGDTTASLAAIPVPEGNRLTATAPFSALQGQIALPVTGRIKRRFGADDGNGAVMLGDMLATQSGAIVTAPADGNVLYAGPFRSYGQLLILNAGDGYHVVLAGMSRISVVTGQSVLAGEPVGAMGEARVASTSVSKNVNATPELYVEFRKDGKPVDPAPWWADRFSGRT, encoded by the coding sequence ATGTCTGAAGGCTGGAAATCGACACCGGGCTCAACAAGGGGCTCATCAACCGGGCGCTTCTGGCGCGCGCGTTGCGGCGTCGCGGCGGCTGCGATCCTTTTGTCGTTCCACGCGGCACGGGCCGAGAACACGCTCGACATGGCGCCCGATCCGGACCAGAGCCGCGCCGAGTACGAACAGGTCTCCAAGGAAATAACGCTGTCGTCGGAACGGCTGGCCAAGCTCGCCGCCGATATCGCCGCGGTCAAGAAGGACCATGCGTCGATCACCGCCGCGCTGATCCAGTCGGCGATGACCGAGCAGAAGCTTGGCCAGGACATCGAGGATATCGGCGCCAAGCTGGAGGGGCTGAAGGGCCAGCAACAGAAGATCCGTGCCTCGCTTGTGGCGCGGCGCGACGTGCTGGCCGAAGTGCTGGGCGCGTTGCAGCGCATGGGCCTCAACCCGCCGCCGGCGATCCTGGTCAAGCCGGAGGACGCGCTGTCGTCGGTGCGCAGCGCCATCCTGCTCGGCGCCGTGGTGCCGGAATTGCGCCAGCAGACCGACAGCCTGCTGGCCGACCTCAAGGAGCAGACCCGGGTGACGGCCTCGATTGAGGCCGAACGGGCGCGGCTGACGGAAGCGGTCGGCGAGCAGGTGGCGGAAAAGAAGCGGCTCGGCATGCTGCTCGAAGCCAAGCAGAAGCTCGAGGCCGATACGCAGGCGCAAATGGCGGCCGAACGGCAGCGTTCAGAGCAACTGGCGGCCAAGGCCTCCAGCCTGAAGGACCTGATCGCCTCGCTCGAAGCGCAGGCCGACAAGACCCGCAAGGCCGCTGATGCCGCCAAGGCTGCCGCCGCGGGCCAGGCGGGTGACGATCAGACTGGCGGCGACACAACGGCATCGCTGGCGGCAATCCCTGTCCCCGAAGGCAACCGGCTCACCGCGACGGCTCCGTTCTCGGCGCTGCAGGGGCAAATCGCGCTGCCGGTCACCGGCCGCATCAAGCGCCGTTTCGGCGCCGATGACGGTAACGGCGCAGTGATGCTTGGCGACATGCTTGCGACACAATCGGGAGCCATCGTTACCGCGCCGGCGGATGGGAATGTGCTTTATGCGGGGCCGTTTCGCTCCTATGGTCAACTCTTGATCCTCAATGCCGGCGACGGTTATCATGTCGTTCTGGCGGGGATGAGCAGAATCAGCGTCGTGACTGGCCAGTCGGTGCTCGCAGGAGAGCCGGTCGGCGCGATGGGAGAGGCCCGGGTGGCAAGCACCTCGGTTTCGAAGAATGTAAATGCCACGCCGGAACTCTATGTCGAGTTCCGCAAGGATGGAAAACCCGTCGATCCGGCCCCATGGTGGGCGGACCGTTTTTCTGGAAGGACGTGA
- a CDS encoding S41 family peptidase yields MMRKLSLLFAGALMGASAMSLVYGAPGSSANAAGSETYKQLAIFGDIFERVRAQYVTPPDDKSLVENAINGMLSSLDPHSSYMNAEQAQDMRVQTKGEFGGLGIEVTMENDLVKVITPIDDTPAAKAGVLAGDYIAKIDGEEVRGLTLNDAVDKMRGLVNTPIKLTILRQGADKPIELTVVRDIIKVKAVKFRVENDIGYMKITSFTEKTYDDLENAIETIKKQVPDDKLKGYVLDLRLNPGGLLDQAVSVSDAFLKRGEIVSTRGRDPKDVTRFDAKPKQTDDINGKPMIVLVNGGSASASEIVAGALQDLRRVTVVGTQSFGKGSVQTIIPLGENGALRLTTALYYTPSGKSIQGKGITPDIKVDQPLPPELQGRDLTRGESDLKGHIKGADESSTGSGSAAYVPPDPKDDLQLIFAEQLLRGEKTDPAFPPNPEKAVLNQ; encoded by the coding sequence ATGATGCGGAAACTGTCGCTTCTGTTTGCCGGTGCGCTGATGGGCGCGTCCGCCATGAGCCTTGTCTATGGTGCTCCTGGCTCGTCGGCGAACGCTGCGGGATCGGAGACCTACAAGCAGCTGGCGATCTTCGGCGACATCTTCGAGCGGGTCCGGGCGCAATATGTCACGCCGCCCGACGACAAGTCGCTGGTCGAGAACGCCATCAACGGCATGCTTTCCTCGCTCGATCCGCACTCTTCGTACATGAACGCTGAACAGGCGCAGGATATGCGCGTGCAGACCAAGGGCGAGTTCGGCGGCCTCGGCATCGAGGTCACCATGGAGAACGACCTGGTCAAGGTGATCACGCCGATCGACGACACACCTGCCGCCAAGGCCGGCGTGCTGGCAGGTGACTACATCGCCAAGATCGACGGCGAAGAGGTCCGCGGCCTGACGCTCAACGACGCGGTCGACAAGATGCGCGGCCTGGTCAACACGCCGATCAAGCTCACCATCCTGCGCCAGGGCGCCGACAAGCCGATCGAGTTGACGGTGGTGCGCGACATCATCAAGGTCAAGGCGGTCAAGTTCCGTGTCGAGAACGACATCGGCTACATGAAGATCACCTCCTTCACCGAAAAGACCTATGACGACCTCGAGAACGCCATCGAGACCATCAAGAAGCAGGTGCCGGACGACAAGCTGAAGGGCTATGTGCTCGACTTGCGCCTCAATCCGGGTGGTCTGCTCGACCAGGCGGTGAGCGTGTCCGACGCCTTCCTGAAGCGCGGCGAGATCGTCTCGACGCGCGGGCGCGATCCCAAGGACGTCACCCGCTTCGACGCCAAGCCGAAGCAGACCGACGACATCAACGGCAAGCCGATGATCGTGCTCGTCAATGGCGGCTCGGCCAGCGCTTCCGAAATCGTTGCCGGCGCGCTGCAGGATCTGCGCCGCGTCACCGTGGTCGGCACGCAGTCCTTCGGCAAGGGTTCGGTGCAGACCATCATTCCGCTCGGCGAGAATGGCGCGCTCCGGCTGACGACGGCGCTCTATTACACGCCGTCGGGCAAGTCGATCCAGGGCAAGGGCATCACGCCCGACATCAAGGTCGACCAGCCTCTGCCGCCGGAACTGCAGGGCAGGGACCTGACGCGCGGCGAGTCCGATCTCAAGGGCCATATCAAGGGCGCCGACGAGAGCTCGACGGGATCGGGCTCGGCAGCCTATGTGCCGCCGGATCCGAAGGACGATCTGCAGCTGATCTTCGCCGAGCAGCTGCTGCGCGGCGAGAAGACCGATCCGGCCTTCCCGCCCAATCCGGAAAAGGCCGTGCTCAACCAGTAA
- a CDS encoding divergent polysaccharide deacetylase family protein: protein MADIGKDIERPLGQTVRVPRAAGKVSPGIVAASVVVLAVVGVSAAIALREKPFRKPQEVAVSTPKVTAPEPAAAPSALAPVAAPKVETPAKTGGPQIIHVQKQEGDGPPQAAIVIRDPSSIGQNLKIAHLPDKALIEASDSGPLPIRSADGRRPFDVYARPWSGARGARVAIVIGGLAVSQTGTQAAIAKLPPEVTLAFAPQGNSIGRWMQAARQGGHEIVMQVPLEPFDYPNVNPGRNTLTVAASAEDNLKNLHWALSRTTNYTGVMNYMGARFSADPAAMEPFMAELGKRGLAYVDDGSSARSLAPDLALKDGVPFVAGDTAIDAVQDRGAILKKLDSLEATARAKGTAVGIGSAFDLTVDTVASWIAEARKRGIEIVPISAVAIDPQKG, encoded by the coding sequence TTGGCTGATATCGGCAAGGACATCGAACGCCCGCTTGGACAGACCGTCCGGGTGCCGCGCGCCGCCGGCAAGGTCAGCCCGGGCATTGTCGCTGCGAGCGTTGTCGTATTGGCGGTGGTCGGCGTTTCAGCCGCGATCGCGCTCCGGGAAAAGCCGTTTCGCAAGCCGCAAGAGGTCGCCGTTTCGACGCCGAAAGTGACGGCGCCCGAGCCTGCCGCCGCGCCATCCGCTTTGGCCCCGGTCGCGGCGCCAAAGGTCGAAACGCCAGCCAAGACCGGTGGTCCGCAGATCATCCATGTGCAGAAGCAGGAGGGCGATGGTCCTCCGCAGGCGGCCATCGTCATTCGCGACCCGTCGAGTATCGGGCAGAACCTGAAGATCGCGCATCTTCCCGACAAGGCGCTGATCGAAGCCAGCGATAGCGGACCCTTGCCGATACGCTCCGCAGACGGAAGGCGGCCGTTCGATGTCTATGCGCGGCCATGGTCCGGTGCGCGCGGTGCGCGGGTGGCGATCGTCATTGGCGGGCTTGCCGTCTCCCAGACCGGCACCCAGGCGGCGATCGCCAAGCTGCCCCCTGAAGTGACGCTGGCCTTCGCGCCGCAGGGCAACAGCATTGGCCGCTGGATGCAGGCCGCCCGACAGGGCGGCCACGAGATCGTCATGCAGGTGCCGCTCGAACCGTTCGACTATCCCAACGTCAACCCCGGCCGCAACACGCTGACGGTGGCGGCGAGTGCCGAAGACAATCTCAAGAACCTGCACTGGGCGCTGTCGCGAACGACGAACTATACCGGCGTCATGAACTATATGGGCGCCCGTTTCTCCGCCGATCCGGCGGCGATGGAGCCGTTCATGGCCGAACTCGGCAAACGGGGGCTTGCCTATGTCGACGATGGCTCGTCGGCGCGCAGCCTGGCGCCCGACCTGGCGCTGAAGGATGGCGTGCCCTTCGTCGCTGGCGACACGGCGATCGATGCGGTGCAGGATCGCGGCGCCATCCTGAAGAAACTGGACAGTCTCGAAGCCACCGCGCGGGCCAAGGGCACCGCCGTCGGCATCGGCTCGGCCTTCGACCTGACCGTCGACACCGTTGCGTCCTGGATTGCCGAGGCCAGGAAGCGCGGCATCGAGATCGTGCCGATTTCGGCGGTGGCCATAGACCCGCAAAAAGGCTAG